The proteins below are encoded in one region of Myxococcales bacterium:
- a CDS encoding DUF1624 domain-containing protein → MYEAFSYTKSTRLVFIDVLRGLAIVLMALDHTREYFGAFPFDALDLTKTNSALFFTRFISHLCAPIFVFLSGVSVWLYRKKRKLNARQLSAFLSKRGAWLIVIEVTVVNFSWFFAYPLLVLQVIWVIGVSMLILSLLVFCPRWVVASFAVLSIALHNLADGISPSSLGAFDWLWIILHVHGSIPTPGLPFAQIDVIYPLIPWVGVMVAGYVLAPLLVFDDGRKNWNSWYMASFCLVAFILLRGFHGYGEPGFFPSHNGKFLVARGPLYTTMAFLNTTKYPPSLQFLLLTLGLFFLAIPLAKRAHGTIAGTLSTLGRVPFFFYVLHLPLIHFCSMLWVYTSFGQWDGPLFTHSNWPADIHASLLRVYIVWIGIVVSLLPLCTWYARFKRSHRYWWLSYL, encoded by the coding sequence ATGTACGAAGCTTTCTCCTACACCAAATCTACACGTCTGGTTTTTATTGACGTTCTCCGAGGTCTAGCCATTGTATTAATGGCTCTCGACCATACTAGGGAATATTTCGGAGCATTTCCTTTTGATGCCCTTGATCTAACAAAAACCAATTCCGCACTATTTTTTACTCGTTTCATTAGTCATTTATGTGCACCGATTTTTGTTTTTTTATCAGGTGTTAGCGTTTGGCTTTATCGAAAAAAAAGGAAGTTGAATGCAAGGCAGCTTTCTGCGTTTCTATCCAAACGAGGTGCTTGGCTTATCGTTATTGAAGTTACAGTGGTCAATTTTTCCTGGTTCTTTGCGTATCCTCTCCTAGTGCTACAGGTGATATGGGTCATTGGTGTGTCGATGTTGATACTGTCTTTGCTTGTTTTTTGTCCCAGATGGGTTGTTGCAAGTTTTGCGGTACTCTCAATAGCGCTTCATAATTTAGCTGATGGAATCAGTCCTTCAAGTTTAGGTGCCTTCGATTGGCTCTGGATCATACTTCACGTACACGGATCAATTCCCACGCCAGGACTTCCTTTTGCACAAATCGATGTGATTTATCCATTGATTCCGTGGGTAGGTGTTATGGTTGCAGGTTATGTTTTAGCTCCGTTGTTGGTATTCGACGATGGTCGAAAAAATTGGAATTCGTGGTATATGGCAAGCTTCTGCTTAGTTGCTTTTATCCTCCTTCGTGGTTTTCACGGGTACGGTGAACCGGGTTTTTTTCCATCGCATAACGGGAAGTTTTTGGTGGCACGCGGTCCGCTTTACACAACCATGGCGTTTTTGAATACGACTAAATATCCACCTTCCCTTCAATTCCTATTGCTAACACTAGGATTGTTTTTTCTTGCTATCCCTTTGGCTAAGCGCGCACATGGTACTATCGCTGGTACGCTCAGCACGTTGGGTCGTGTGCCTTTCTTTTTCTATGTGCTTCACCTTCCTCTTATTCATTTTTGTTCGATGTTGTGGGTTTATACATCATTCGGACAATGGGACGGACCGCTCTTTACTCATTCCAATTGGCCTGCGGACATCCATGCCAGTCTGTTAAGGGTGTACATTGTGTGGATTGGTATCGTGGTATCGTTGCTCCCACTGTGTACGTGGTACGCACGATTTAAACGTTCCCATAGGTATTGGTGGCTTAGTTATTTGTAG